The DNA sequence CAACGGCGAGCTGGAGGACAAGGCCACGGGCATCTTCACGAGCACGGCCACCATCCACGGCGGCCAGGAGACCACGGTCATCACGGGCCTGGTGCCGCTGCTTCACCTGGGGATGATCTTCGTGGGCACGCCGTACGGGCAGAACCCGCAGATCCTGACGACGGACGGCATCGGCGGCTCGCCGTACGGGCCCGGAACGCTGGCGGGGAACGACGGGTCGCGCCAGCCGGAGGAGCGCGAGCTGACGACGGCGCGCAACCTGGGAAGCCGTGTGGCCAAGGTTGCCCGCCGGCTGAAGAGCCTGCGCGCCACCCAGGAGCACGGCCAGCAGCCCGACGCGCCGCAGTACGAGGGGCAGTAGGCGGCCCCTCCCCCGGCCCCTCCCCGCACGGTACTGCTGTGCGGAGAGGGGAGAAGGTCAGGCGGGAGAGCTGGGCTCGGTGCACTCGACGGCCGCCCCCCTCTCCCAGCCTCTCCCCCGTAAACTGCACGGGGGAGAGGAGCACTTCGTCG is a window from the Longimicrobium sp. genome containing:
- the wrbA gene encoding NAD(P)H:quinone oxidoreductase — its product is MATNVLVIYYSSYGHTARMAQSVAEGARGAEPDVEVRVVRIPELEEARRAMSTQEWYVKAQEAHADIPEATLDDLRWADGIIWGMPTRFGNMSAQVKQFIDTAGGLWANGELEDKATGIFTSTATIHGGQETTVITGLVPLLHLGMIFVGTPYGQNPQILTTDGIGGSPYGPGTLAGNDGSRQPEERELTTARNLGSRVAKVARRLKSLRATQEHGQQPDAPQYEGQ